One stretch of Rosistilla oblonga DNA includes these proteins:
- a CDS encoding PQQ-binding-like beta-propeller repeat protein, whose product MSDFHRFSLPLGLLVSFATAIDVVAAPPSWPEFQNGGQAVAAEVNLPTHWAPDQNIAWTADIVGYGQSAPIVAHDQIVVTSTSGENKDDYHVSAYDFASGDLRWQVDLKNPSPFKNTPMVSRAAPTAIATDTGYIAFFEGGALIALSPEGKTLWQKDLVAEYGKIEARHGLSASLEQNNDLFFVWVERGEEPYILAFNKTDGEVVWKAPGVGATSWASPRLIPVGSSHHLVCSASGKIVGLDPASGDRLWEFSDISNNTSCTPMPVGDGQFLIGASDGRGESAAGAAAASNGLIEISKGEDGKFTAAYKWQAKKATSTFGSPVVAGETAAIVNRTGVLYRLDLQTGDQVSIARTAAGGIWATPIVAGDRIYLFGNKGTTSVVSLTDGKEIASNRCWDAEAESGEGVRSGSVLYAAAAASPYLVLRRGDKLYAISAGDE is encoded by the coding sequence ATGTCCGATTTTCATCGATTCTCGCTCCCTCTGGGGCTTCTTGTTTCATTTGCCACCGCGATCGATGTGGTCGCCGCACCGCCGAGTTGGCCGGAGTTTCAAAACGGCGGGCAGGCTGTTGCTGCGGAAGTGAATCTGCCGACGCATTGGGCTCCCGATCAAAACATCGCTTGGACCGCCGATATCGTCGGCTACGGCCAATCCGCTCCCATCGTGGCTCACGACCAGATCGTCGTCACGTCGACCAGCGGCGAGAACAAAGACGACTACCACGTGTCGGCATACGACTTCGCTAGTGGCGATCTGCGATGGCAGGTCGATCTAAAGAATCCATCTCCCTTTAAAAACACGCCGATGGTCAGCCGAGCCGCTCCGACAGCCATCGCGACCGACACCGGCTACATCGCCTTTTTCGAAGGAGGCGCGTTGATCGCGTTGTCCCCCGAAGGGAAAACGCTGTGGCAGAAAGACCTGGTGGCAGAGTATGGCAAGATCGAAGCGAGGCACGGTTTGTCGGCTTCGTTGGAACAGAACAACGACCTGTTTTTTGTGTGGGTTGAACGAGGAGAAGAGCCTTACATTTTGGCGTTCAACAAAACCGATGGCGAAGTGGTTTGGAAGGCTCCCGGTGTCGGTGCGACATCGTGGGCGTCGCCTCGCTTGATCCCCGTTGGCTCATCGCACCATTTGGTCTGCAGCGCCAGTGGCAAGATCGTCGGACTCGATCCCGCCAGCGGTGATCGGTTGTGGGAATTCAGCGACATCTCCAACAACACCTCGTGCACCCCGATGCCGGTCGGCGACGGACAGTTCTTGATCGGTGCTTCGGATGGACGAGGCGAGTCGGCCGCCGGGGCTGCGGCAGCATCGAACGGGCTGATCGAAATCAGCAAGGGAGAGGATGGCAAGTTCACCGCCGCCTATAAGTGGCAAGCGAAAAAAGCGACTTCGACTTTCGGAAGCCCCGTCGTTGCCGGCGAGACCGCGGCGATCGTCAACCGCACTGGAGTCCTGTATCGATTGGACCTGCAGACCGGCGATCAAGTATCGATCGCTCGGACCGCCGCGGGCGGGATCTGGGCGACGCCGATCGTAGCAGGAGACCGGATCTATCTGTTCGGCAACAAGGGAACCACATCGGTCGTCTCCTTGACCGACGGCAAAGAGATCGCCAGCAATCGCTGCTGGGATGCAGAAGCCGAATCGGGCGAAGGCGTCCGCAGCGGCAGCGTTTTGTATGCTGCTGCCGCCGCATCGCCGTATTTGGTTCTCCGCCGCGGCGACAAGCTGTACGCGATCTCGGCGGGAGATGAATAG
- a CDS encoding Gfo/Idh/MocA family protein: MSLSRQTTSRRRFLQGTAAAGAAAFVAPAANRAFALQSPNERPVFATIGLRNQGWGITNKSFKFADFAALADVDSNVLGANLAKAEEKQKKKPDGYKDYREILDRKDIDAVMIATPDHWHTKISVEAMYAGKDVYCEKPLTLTIDEGKLIEKVVKETGRVFQVGTMQRTESGQRFLQAIALVKAGRIGTVKKVTCGIGGMVASPVIPVAEVPKEIDWDFWLGPAPKVDYRALPEMRQGYGGGVPLYSNCHYSFRNWHEYSGGKLTDWGAHHVDIACWALGASDTGPSKITPLEYSLPVEYKDGNPVVHDQYNTATSFKIRVDMPNDVEMLINSAGDNGILFEGTEGRFFVNRGKIVGAPVEALKENPLPEGAIEEVYGGPVSENHTANFIDAMKSRKQPISDVWSHNRMLEICHLSNIAMRLDRELKWDPTKREIVGDDQANSFLSREDRKGYEINM, encoded by the coding sequence ATGTCCCTATCTCGCCAAACAACCTCTCGCCGTCGCTTCCTGCAAGGGACAGCTGCCGCCGGTGCCGCGGCCTTCGTTGCCCCCGCAGCCAACCGCGCCTTCGCATTGCAATCGCCTAACGAACGTCCCGTCTTCGCGACGATTGGACTGCGAAACCAAGGTTGGGGAATCACCAACAAGTCGTTCAAATTCGCCGACTTCGCCGCCTTGGCCGATGTCGATTCGAACGTCCTGGGGGCCAACCTTGCCAAAGCGGAAGAGAAGCAAAAGAAGAAGCCCGACGGCTACAAAGACTATCGCGAAATCCTGGACCGCAAAGACATCGACGCGGTGATGATCGCGACTCCGGATCACTGGCACACCAAGATCTCGGTCGAAGCGATGTATGCCGGCAAAGATGTCTACTGTGAGAAGCCGCTGACGCTAACGATCGACGAAGGCAAATTGATCGAGAAGGTCGTCAAAGAGACCGGCCGCGTCTTCCAGGTCGGCACGATGCAGCGGACCGAATCGGGACAGCGTTTCCTGCAAGCGATCGCATTGGTCAAGGCGGGGCGGATCGGCACGGTCAAGAAAGTGACTTGTGGCATCGGCGGCATGGTGGCTTCGCCTGTGATCCCGGTCGCGGAAGTGCCAAAGGAAATCGATTGGGACTTCTGGCTCGGCCCAGCTCCTAAAGTCGACTACCGCGCACTGCCTGAAATGCGCCAGGGTTACGGCGGCGGCGTTCCGTTGTACAGCAACTGCCACTACTCGTTCCGCAACTGGCACGAATACTCCGGCGGTAAACTGACCGACTGGGGCGCCCACCACGTCGATATCGCCTGTTGGGCTCTGGGAGCCAGCGACACCGGCCCCAGCAAGATCACGCCGTTGGAATACAGCCTGCCCGTCGAATACAAAGACGGCAACCCTGTGGTCCACGATCAATACAACACCGCGACCAGCTTTAAGATCCGCGTCGACATGCCTAACGACGTCGAGATGCTGATCAACAGCGCTGGCGACAACGGTATCCTGTTCGAAGGGACCGAAGGCCGGTTCTTCGTCAACCGTGGCAAGATCGTCGGAGCTCCCGTCGAAGCACTGAAGGAAAATCCGTTGCCCGAGGGAGCGATCGAAGAGGTCTACGGTGGCCCGGTCAGCGAGAACCACACCGCCAACTTTATCGATGCGATGAAGTCGCGGAAGCAACCGATCTCCGACGTCTGGTCGCACAACCGGATGCTCGAGATCTGCCACCTCTCGAACATCGCGATGCGTTTGGATCGGGAACTGAAATGGGATCCAACGAAACGCGAGATCGTTGGCGACGACCAAGCCAATTCGTTCTTGTCGCGTGAAGATCGCAAGGGTTACGAAATCAACATGTAA
- a CDS encoding FAD-dependent oxidoreductase → MTKQTNTYNRRSLMQAGLAGVSLASLPAPLFASSEPEREADVVIIGGGLGGCAAAIAALRNGLKVVMTEPTDWIGGQLTSQAVPPDEHARIETAGANQSYRTFRSQVRQYYRDHYPLTDAARANPRLNPGNGNVSKLCTEPRVALTVLEQWLMPYEQSGQLVVLRNHVPTAADVDGDRVSAVSVRSVETGDAAVLRGKYFIDASELGDLLPLTNTEFITGAEAQSETNEMHAAAVADPNNQQAFTVCFAIDHLAGENHTIDRPEEYSFWRDYVPQMTPPWPGKLLDFTYTHPPTGVPKKLGFDPAGGKSVDGALNLWIYRRIIDASLFAPGHFAGDISLINWPQNDYLLGNLVGVSEEQAAQHVARAKQLSLSLLYWLQTEAPRPDGGTGFPGLRLRRDLVGTEDGLAKAPYVRESRRIRAEFTVLEEHVGREQRAAVSGESIKKVKAARFDDSVGVGSYPIDLHPSTGGDNYIDFASLQFQVPLGALLPVRMRNLIPACKNIGTTHVTNGCYRLHPVEWGIGEAAGALVAHAMQTNQTPHAIRATPQRLADFQNQIRKQGMETEWT, encoded by the coding sequence ATGACAAAACAAACCAACACTTACAACCGCCGGTCCTTGATGCAAGCAGGACTCGCCGGCGTCTCTTTGGCGTCGCTGCCCGCTCCTCTGTTCGCAAGCTCCGAACCCGAACGCGAGGCTGACGTTGTGATCATCGGCGGTGGACTTGGCGGGTGTGCCGCGGCGATCGCAGCTCTTCGCAATGGACTCAAAGTCGTCATGACCGAGCCGACCGATTGGATCGGTGGCCAGTTGACTAGCCAAGCGGTCCCGCCGGATGAACACGCTCGAATCGAAACAGCCGGTGCGAATCAGTCGTATCGCACATTCCGCTCGCAGGTTCGCCAGTATTATCGCGATCACTATCCGCTGACCGACGCCGCGCGAGCCAACCCGCGGCTTAACCCCGGCAATGGAAACGTTTCGAAACTGTGTACCGAGCCGCGGGTGGCGCTGACGGTCTTGGAACAATGGCTGATGCCCTACGAGCAATCGGGCCAGTTGGTCGTGTTGCGGAACCATGTGCCGACAGCCGCCGATGTGGATGGCGACCGCGTGTCGGCGGTAAGCGTTCGCAGTGTCGAGACCGGCGATGCGGCAGTCTTGCGTGGCAAGTACTTCATCGATGCGTCGGAGCTTGGCGATCTGCTGCCGTTGACCAACACGGAATTTATCACCGGCGCGGAAGCTCAATCGGAAACGAACGAGATGCATGCGGCGGCGGTCGCCGATCCGAACAACCAGCAAGCGTTTACGGTCTGCTTTGCTATCGATCATCTGGCGGGTGAGAACCACACGATCGATCGCCCGGAGGAATATTCCTTCTGGCGGGACTACGTTCCTCAAATGACTCCGCCTTGGCCGGGCAAGCTGCTCGACTTTACTTACACCCATCCGCCAACAGGAGTTCCCAAAAAGCTGGGCTTTGATCCGGCGGGAGGCAAGTCGGTCGACGGCGCATTGAACCTTTGGATTTATCGCCGAATCATCGATGCGTCGCTGTTTGCACCTGGACATTTCGCCGGCGATATCAGTCTGATCAATTGGCCGCAGAACGACTATCTGCTCGGAAATCTGGTTGGCGTTTCAGAGGAGCAAGCGGCGCAGCACGTCGCGCGAGCCAAACAGTTGAGTCTGTCGTTATTGTATTGGTTGCAGACCGAAGCGCCGCGTCCCGACGGCGGGACCGGTTTCCCTGGCCTGCGACTGCGACGCGATCTCGTCGGCACCGAGGACGGCTTAGCCAAGGCTCCGTATGTGCGTGAATCGCGACGGATTCGAGCAGAGTTTACGGTGCTGGAAGAGCATGTGGGACGCGAGCAGCGAGCTGCCGTGAGCGGTGAATCGATCAAAAAGGTTAAGGCCGCGCGTTTCGACGATTCTGTTGGTGTCGGCAGCTACCCGATCGACCTTCATCCTAGCACCGGCGGTGACAACTACATCGATTTTGCTTCGCTTCAATTTCAGGTACCACTCGGGGCGCTGCTCCCCGTTCGCATGCGTAATCTGATTCCTGCTTGCAAGAATATCGGCACGACGCATGTCACCAACGGCTGCTATCGACTGCATCCGGTCGAATGGGGAATCGGCGAAGCGGCCGGGGCGCTAGTCGCTCACGCAATGCAAACCAACCAGACGCCTCATGCGATTCGCGCCACCCCACAGCGGCTGGCCGACTTTCAAAACCAGATCCGCAAGCAAGGCATGGAAACCGAGTGGACATAA
- a CDS encoding NAD(P)-dependent oxidoreductase encodes MTSLVVGASGATGKLLVEQLLLRGDRVRAIVRSSNKIPPSLLEHPLLSVIEASISDATDEDIAEYVDGCDAVASCLGHNLTLQGIFGHPRQLVTRAVQRLSEAAMKKGASKPIKFVLMNTAGNSNRDLDERISFAEQCVLTLLRRAVPPHLDNELAAEYLRTAIGQNHSSIQWVVVRPDTLTDEADVSDYHPHASPTRSAIFNAGKTSRINVAHFMAELISNEDSWNRWKGQMPVICNA; translated from the coding sequence ATGACGTCACTTGTTGTTGGAGCAAGCGGGGCAACCGGCAAGCTACTCGTCGAACAACTGTTGCTTCGAGGGGATCGCGTTCGAGCGATCGTGCGGTCGTCCAACAAAATCCCTCCTTCGCTTCTGGAGCACCCACTGCTGTCGGTGATCGAAGCAAGTATCTCCGATGCAACAGATGAAGATATCGCAGAGTATGTCGACGGCTGCGACGCAGTGGCGTCATGTCTCGGGCACAACCTCACACTCCAGGGGATATTTGGGCATCCGCGTCAGTTGGTCACTCGAGCTGTTCAGCGATTGTCCGAAGCTGCCATGAAAAAGGGAGCGTCCAAGCCGATTAAATTTGTCCTCATGAACACCGCGGGTAATTCCAACCGCGATCTCGATGAACGCATTTCATTCGCTGAGCAGTGCGTGCTGACGCTTCTGCGTCGAGCTGTACCTCCCCATCTCGACAATGAACTGGCGGCGGAGTACCTACGAACGGCCATCGGCCAAAACCATTCGTCGATCCAGTGGGTTGTCGTCCGCCCCGATACACTCACCGACGAAGCGGATGTTTCCGATTACCACCCCCACGCCTCGCCAACGCGAAGCGCCATCTTCAACGCAGGCAAAACTAGCCGCATCAACGTGGCTCATTTCATGGCTGAATTGATTTCCAACGAAGACTCATGGAATCGATGGAAAGGTCAGATGCCAGTGATTTGCAACGCGTAG
- a CDS encoding IS256 family transposase, with product MNQTKADRTDVPVDNQIDPEVVSFRAQFDQRSPLDEIVREGARRMLQAAIDAEVEAFISLHADRIDERGRRLVVKNGSLPERKILTGAGSIAVTQGRVRDNAPDRSKRVTFSPSVLPSYLRKTKAIEELIPWLYLKGISTGDLGEALQSLVGERAAGLSANVVCRLKEQWCSEYDDWSKRDLSGKQYVYVWADGIHAKVRLEDDANKKQCLLVLMGATPDGKKELIAVLDGYRESEQSWSELLIDLKQRGLKMAPKIAIGDGALGFWAAIRKVFPETREQRCWVHKTANVLNKMPKSVQPKAKGDLHEIWQAETKAEANKAFDHFLEKYGAKYAPACACLMKDRDVLLAFYDFPAEHWSHLRTTNPIESTFATIRLRHRKTKGSGTRRASLAMMFKLAQSASKKWRRLNCHEKITLVTEGRSFKDGIMQDEIAA from the coding sequence ATGAATCAGACTAAAGCAGATCGAACCGACGTGCCAGTGGACAACCAGATCGATCCCGAAGTGGTTTCCTTTCGAGCGCAGTTCGACCAGCGAAGCCCGCTCGACGAGATTGTCCGCGAGGGAGCCAGACGCATGCTGCAAGCGGCGATCGATGCCGAAGTCGAAGCCTTTATCTCCTTGCACGCGGATCGAATCGACGAGCGTGGCAGAAGGCTCGTCGTCAAGAACGGCAGCCTGCCGGAGCGAAAAATCCTCACCGGTGCTGGCTCCATCGCGGTCACTCAAGGTCGAGTTCGCGACAACGCTCCGGATCGCAGCAAGCGAGTCACATTCTCGCCCAGCGTGCTGCCAAGCTACCTGCGCAAGACCAAAGCTATCGAAGAACTGATCCCTTGGCTGTACCTCAAAGGCATCTCCACGGGCGATTTGGGAGAAGCGCTTCAATCGCTCGTGGGCGAGCGGGCTGCTGGCCTGAGCGCGAACGTCGTCTGTCGTCTCAAAGAGCAGTGGTGCAGCGAGTACGACGACTGGAGCAAACGCGATCTCTCGGGTAAGCAATACGTTTACGTCTGGGCTGATGGCATTCACGCGAAGGTCCGACTGGAAGACGATGCCAACAAAAAGCAGTGCTTGCTGGTGCTAATGGGAGCAACTCCCGATGGGAAAAAGGAACTGATCGCCGTCCTCGATGGCTACCGTGAAAGCGAACAAAGCTGGAGTGAACTGCTCATCGATCTCAAGCAACGAGGCCTGAAGATGGCTCCGAAGATCGCCATCGGTGACGGTGCGTTAGGCTTCTGGGCGGCGATTCGGAAAGTGTTTCCCGAGACCCGCGAACAGCGCTGCTGGGTCCATAAGACGGCCAACGTTTTGAACAAGATGCCCAAGAGCGTGCAGCCCAAGGCGAAGGGTGACCTGCACGAAATTTGGCAAGCCGAGACGAAGGCCGAAGCGAACAAAGCGTTCGATCACTTCCTTGAAAAGTACGGTGCGAAATACGCTCCTGCATGCGCGTGCTTAATGAAGGACCGTGACGTGCTGCTGGCATTCTACGACTTCCCGGCGGAGCACTGGAGTCACCTCCGAACGACCAACCCGATCGAGTCCACGTTCGCGACGATCCGGCTTCGCCATCGAAAGACCAAAGGAAGTGGAACCCGGCGAGCAAGCTTGGCGATGATGTTCAAGCTCGCCCAATCAGCATCCAAGAAATGGAGACGCCTGAACTGCCACGAAAAGATCACTCTCGTCACCGAAGGGCGTTCCTTCAAAGACGGAATCATGCAGGATGAGATCGCCGCCTAA
- a CDS encoding response regulator transcription factor, with the protein MSVRILVVEDDPGISDFLIRGLNEEGYTAELAQEGRHAWLRLQSETWDLVILDWWLPGEDGIQILQRFRQKNRTTPVLFLTARDGVNERVTGLDAGADDYLTKPFAFEELLARVRALLRRPSQSDSVYLEYRDIRIDLAQQRATRADVPLDLTAKEFSLLSMFLRHPGRVLSRTRIYETVWDENFDGLSNTLEVHVKDLRRKLESLGPRVIQTRRGQGYILESQDAGHG; encoded by the coding sequence ATGAGTGTTCGTATCCTAGTCGTTGAAGATGATCCTGGGATATCAGACTTCCTGATCCGCGGTCTAAACGAAGAGGGGTATACGGCGGAACTGGCTCAAGAGGGACGGCACGCTTGGTTGCGACTGCAATCCGAAACCTGGGACCTGGTCATCCTCGATTGGTGGTTGCCGGGGGAGGACGGCATTCAAATCTTGCAGCGTTTTCGCCAGAAAAACCGGACAACGCCGGTGCTGTTTCTGACGGCTCGCGACGGTGTCAACGAGCGAGTCACCGGGTTGGACGCCGGGGCGGACGATTACCTGACCAAACCGTTTGCGTTTGAGGAACTGCTGGCGCGCGTTCGGGCATTGTTACGAAGGCCCAGCCAATCCGACAGCGTCTATCTTGAGTACCGCGACATTCGTATCGATTTGGCTCAGCAACGCGCCACACGCGCCGACGTGCCACTCGATTTGACAGCCAAAGAGTTTTCATTGCTGTCGATGTTCCTGCGACATCCCGGACGCGTCCTGTCGCGAACGCGAATCTATGAAACCGTGTGGGACGAAAATTTCGACGGGCTTTCCAACACGCTCGAAGTCCATGTCAAAGACCTACGACGTAAGCTGGAATCGCTGGGGCCGCGCGTCATCCAAACACGCCGTGGGCAAGGCTATATCCTCGAATCGCAAGACGCGGGGCACGGATGA